One Aegilops tauschii subsp. strangulata cultivar AL8/78 chromosome 2, Aet v6.0, whole genome shotgun sequence genomic window, AGAGTGGCGATGAGGAATTTTGTTGAGAAATTGGTGCTCTCTTTACTATGGATCTCCCTGTTCCAAGGTCAGTTGATGGCGATTAAATTTTCTAGTCTTTTGGTCTgcgttggccatgatcttgtggAATAGTTGTTTATATACCCTGATGATAATTAAGGCGAATGGTGTACTTATGTGCATGAAACACGATCACCTTGCTTACATCTATGTGCCTGTTTGATGTAGGGTGCATGGTCCAGTCTGTGGAATATGATCATACAGCTAGTATTGAGGTAAGTAATTATAACCGCATGGATCTCAATCTCAATCTGCATGCACGCGCAACCTCTAACAATGAAATCTATGATTTGGTATTTTCAGTGCCTGCGTGATCCGATGAAGCCCCTCTACAAGGGCGGCATCATCCAGAACAGCGAGTTCAACAACGGCCTCATGGGGTGGTCGACCTACCGGAACAACAAGGCCGGCGTCGGCAAGTCGGCGTCTGGCAACAGGTTCGCCGTGGTGCAAGGCGCGATCAGCTCCCTGTTCGGCGCCGGCGACGCAGCCGCCTCGCAGTCCCACAGCGTCTACCAGAAAGTCCAGATGCAGGGCGACACCCACTACTCGCTCTCAGGTATGCACGGATCGGGGTTTCCTTCTCTTCTActgtgtgtgtgtctatatatatatatatatatatatatatatatatatatatatatatatatatatatataaatatatatatatatatatatatatatgccccAACTCGCTCTCCCTCTCACTTTTATCTTTGTTTGGGTCGTGTaaccaactactccctccgttcaatAATATAAGAGCGTTCACTCCGTCTCACTTTTATTTTTGTTCATGGTAGTACTACCTCTGTACTAAAATATAAGGTGTTTTTGCAGTTTAATTTGAACTAAAAACGTCTTATATTCTGgtatggagggagtagtatgttATTTTCGGAAAGGTGGTAGCCCGATTAGAAAAAGAAGGTATGCACAGATCGAAGATACTACGTACATATATACCGAAACTGAATGTAAGTGTTGGATCCAATGCATGCGACAAAGTTCATCTTGCTGttgtgcatgcagcatggttgcaAGTGTCGGCCGGGACGGCCCATGTGAGGGCGGTGGTCAAGACCCCCAACGGCGAGAACATCACCGCCGGCGGCATCGACGCCCAGTCCGGCTGCTGGACCATGCTCAAGGGCGGCATGACCGCGCATGCCTATCACTCCGGACAAGGAGAGGTCTTCTTCGAGGTATCCCTCCGTCTCTAAACAAAGTGATGGGTCAAAAATTCAATGTTTTCTAAGTTTAATCCAGTATATATATGAAAAATATAAAGATAACAATACCAAATAAATATCATTCTATATTAATATGTAGTTGTTGATTTTTTCATTctatatattttttgaatttttcattCTATATATTTGGTCAAATTTAAAAATTGTTGACTTTTTAAATGAATCTATAAGCTACTAATATTTACAATTGTGCATGCATGCCAACTAACCAAGTTTAATCCAGTATACTTGGATGCATGCATGTGCAGAGCGACACCCCCGTGGACATCTGGGTGGACAGCGTCTCCCTGCAGCCCTTCTCCTTTGATGAATGGGATGCCCACGCCCGCCGGTCTGCCGACAAGGCCCGCCGGAGCACGGTTAAGGTCGTCGCGAGGGGCCCCGACGGGCAGCCAATGCCGAACACGAACGTCAGCATCCAGCTCCTCCGCACAGGGTTCCCGTTCGGCAACACGTTGACCAAGGAGATCCTCAGCAACCCGGCCTACGAGAAGTGGTTCTTCTCGCGCTTCACGGTGGCCACCATGGAGAACGAGATGAAGTGGTACAGCACGGAGTGGAACCAGAACCAAGAGGACTACAAAATCCCGGACGACATGCTCAAGATGGCTCAGAAGTACGGCGTCAAGGTGCGCGGGCACAACGTGTTCTGGGACGACCAGAACTCGCAGATCAAGTGGGTGCGGCCGATGGGCGTCGACCAGCTCAAGGCGGCGGTGCAGAAGCGGCTCAAGTCGGTGGTGTCGCGCTACGCCGGGAAGGTGATCCACTGGGACGTGCTCAACGAGAACCTGCACTTCAACTTCTTCGAGACCAAGCTGGGCCCCAACGCGTCGCCCATGATCTACCAGCAGGTGGGCCAGATCGACCACAACGCCATCCTCTTCATGAACGAGTTCAACACGCTGGAGCAGCCCATGGACCCCAACGGCACGCCCACCAAGTACATCGCCAAGATGAAGCTCATCCAGGGCTACCCCGGCAACGGCGGCCTCAAGCTCGGCGTCGGCCTCGAGAGCCACTTCTCCACGCCCAACATCCCCTACGTCAGGGGCGCCCTCGACACGCTCGCGCAGCTCAAGCTGCCCATGTGGATGACCGAGGTCGACGTCGTCAAGGGCCCTAACCAGGTCAAGTACCTGGAGCAGGTGCTCAGGGAAGGCTACGGGCACCCCGGGGTGCAGGGCATCGTCATGTGGGCCGCATGGCACGCCAACGGATGCTACGTCATGTGCCTCACCGACAACACCTTCAAGAACCTCCCCGTCGGTGCCCTCGTAGACAAGCTCATTGCCGAGTGGAAGACGCACGCGACGTCTGCCACCACCGACGCCAATGGGCTCGTCGAGCTCGACCTCGCCCACGGCGACTACAAGTTGACGGTGAACCACCCTTCTTCGCTAGCCGCGTCGCACACCATCACGGTGGATGCAGCGTCATCCGAGCACACCGTCAGTTTGAAGGTGTAGGAATTAATTAGGCGTATAGAGTCGTTCATTCTCttcttttcttctcttctttctctagggattttttgaacttttttctATAGGGATTTTTTTCTGCCTTTTTTCATGGAGAATAATCACTGCCTCGGCGGCTACAAGGGGCTAAAATTTTAGTTCCACATGGGCTCACCCTCCTCCAGATCCACCATATCCAGCCCATTCTCTAACGCCTTATCGTGATCCCGCGTCCACCCTGCAGGCCCAGACCCGGATCTCAACCCTTCTTTCCCTAAATGGCGTCGGCTATGTTGTTCCACACTACCTCACCGTCCTCTAGATCCACCAAGACCAAAGCATTCTCGAACAACATGTCCTACTCCTGCATCCACCCTTCGGACTGGAACCCGGACCCCTCCTCAGTCATAATTGCCGACATGTTCCACGACCCGaaagaagaaagagaaaaaacTAGAAAACTGTATTGGATTCCCCCAACGGAAATAGGGGTCAGAGGTTCCACAGGATTGCGGTGGCGAGATATGGGAAAAGGAGAGGGTTGAGGGGCCTGGAATTCTTGCGGGTTTAGGCTGAAAATTCAGGCCATTTTGACTAGAGAAAGAGGGCATGGTAGTGGAGGAGTAGATTTTACGGGCGCGACCAGGGCAAACTATGACAAAACGTCAAACCTACACACGTCCATCCTAAAATGGAAGGCAACAGTTGTGGTTAAAGCACATTTAAAAAGGAAATTTTCAAAATGTAATCAGGACATATAAAAAGCAAATTTCCAAACTAGATAGCTCTACAGGATTAAATGAGCAGCAATAGGGGTCATAGGTTCCTTAGGACTATGGAGGCTAGATATGGGATGAGAGAGGGGAGGGGGACTGGAACTGCGGCGGGTTTCGGCTAATTAAATTGGGGGTTTTGATAAGAAAGGTCGGGGAGTGGAAGAGCAAATTACGAGCTCCAATAGGACAAACTACAACAATCGTCAAACCAACACATGTCTAGTCTAAAATTGGAAAAAGCAGTAGCACATTTATAGAGCTAATTTAAAAATACTCAACACATTACGACCATTAAATGAGTGGGTCAGCATAGTCGCCAATCAAATAGCAGCGATGTTTTAGCACCCAGCCAACCCAACCCACCAATCAATCTAACAGCTAACTAGTACTGCTCAAAATTGCTCAAATAACGGATTTAAGGTGAGACAATGGAGCTCAAAATGTGCTCACGAATCTGTGCAGACAATAAAATTCCATGTAGAGCATAGCCCTAATTGCCAAATATGTGTGCTATGCACTGATGATTTTTATTTTCACACTCCTCTATCCGGATTTTATTCCGATATATTTCATTATAACCAATATCCACACTTTCCTATCTTGTTGGTAAGATAAATGCAATTTCCACTTTTTCCACATTCTAGAAAAGTGTAAGTTACACTTTTTACAATTATTGTAGTTGGCATTGTGTAGTTTCTTGGACTGCAATGACTCAAGATGGACAATGAAGATGCAGGAAGTTGTTGACATGAACACCACATCCTCATCATAAACTACTAAGTATAGGCAACCTCTCTCCCTTGAATTCGAGGGTAGTAGATTGTCTAGTTCAATATTTCTTACCTGGATCCATGAAGCAACACCATTAAAAAAGATTCCATGATAGGGCACAATGCCCAAATCTAGGAAGAAAATGCAGGGTAGTCTCAAAATTAACAGCGAGTAAACAAAAGGTGGCTCAACTAATGTATTCACACAATGGTGCCGTGAGAGTAGGTAAACAACGTGAGCATCAGATTTGCAATATCCTCCCTAACACCATATGACGATTACACGGAATCATCTGGAGAAACCAATCAAGCATCTAGAGCACCGGTGCAACTTTCTCGTCAACGGAAACAAAGGCAATAGCATTAATTTCCCAATACACACAAAAAGATGCTCCATTGACGTATTCACACCCGAGTGCCATGAGATTAGGTAAACTACATGAGCACAATAATTGCAATATCCTCCCTAATACCATATGACGTTTACAAATATTAATCATCCGAAGCTACCAATCTAGCATCCAGAGCACGAGCACAACTTCCTGGTCAAAGAAAAAAAAGGTAAGAGCACTAATTTCCCAATAGACACAACTGGAAGCTCTATTAACATATTCACACCCAGTGCCATGAGAGTAGGTAAACTACTTAAGCATCAGATATGCAATATCCAACCCAATAC contains:
- the LOC109764457 gene encoding endo-1,4-beta-xylanase 4-like — encoded protein: MRNFVEKLVLSLLWISLFQGCMVQSVEYDHTASIECLRDPMKPLYKGGIIQNSEFNNGLMGWSTYRNNKAGVGKSASGNRFAVVQGAISSLFGAGDAAASQSHSVYQKVQMQGDTHYSLSAWLQVSAGTAHVRAVVKTPNGENITAGGIDAQSGCWTMLKGGMTAHAYHSGQGEVFFESDTPVDIWVDSVSLQPFSFDEWDAHARRSADKARRSTVKVVARGPDGQPMPNTNVSIQLLRTGFPFGNTLTKEILSNPAYEKWFFSRFTVATMENEMKWYSTEWNQNQEDYKIPDDMLKMAQKYGVKVRGHNVFWDDQNSQIKWVRPMGVDQLKAAVQKRLKSVVSRYAGKVIHWDVLNENLHFNFFETKLGPNASPMIYQQVGQIDHNAILFMNEFNTLEQPMDPNGTPTKYIAKMKLIQGYPGNGGLKLGVGLESHFSTPNIPYVRGALDTLAQLKLPMWMTEVDVVKGPNQVKYLEQVLREGYGHPGVQGIVMWAAWHANGCYVMCLTDNTFKNLPVGALVDKLIAEWKTHATSATTDANGLVELDLAHGDYKLTVNHPSSLAASHTITVDAASSEHTVSLKV